The genome window atagttttcttctctaagaatgataagtactattgcatctacatacattatggtataaagtacttgatggttagaaaaGATGAGTTCCAAAACATATAATgccaattaattacttgagttccactatattgattgctgatccattcacttaggacttatagtctaaagtattttgaaaaaacatgttcttatgattgagttTGTGAGTAACCCATGAagaatatggtgatgcatgtttgagtggatactaAAACTGATATTCTTACTTACTtatttaaagttatttgtttctgctatcatgttcacaattatgtatgtacatattatggttgaatgtgatgacaagattatcttgacaagataaattataggggtcattttggactgtATTAGGAAATGCTAATaatattgtggtacatagaaggaagtgtgacaacatacaaccgctatgactcatattgttagtcagacttaatatattattattattattattggacttattggtctattttctaaaattcacgcacgtgtatatagttttttcaaaaatttcagaatccaattgagtcaaattatttttaaataaattttgtttatttatttttgattttaagtctttttgtatcttatcaattattgagccaagtgggagaatgttagattatatgaccctatttaattaggtaagatatattatagatatgattggattctgattatggttattggccaatagaaaagaagtccatattaaaataaaatccttaggagataaccttgatgggaggaactctcataataacttatcctaggacctctaggggctaagggCCATCATCATGTGTATTAGAGTGCAGTAGCATCTCAACAATTGaaagattaaggtttttctctcaatctaccTCTCCCATAattccctaatccatcaatctaggtgattctgtgaaaagatagaaagagaggagaaggatctagttctccttgcatatctttgcagattgatatttcagatccgaagaAAGGTATGTATCGTAATATTATtagatctaatttatttgattttaatcttggcataaattttttttcgcattacaaatagttgattacagattttatgctaacatatTCGTCTTCTAATTTGATTTCTAACGTTGAATAAATGACAACTTATAATATCAAATAAGAAGCTATCAACATCTTTTACAAAGAATGCCAGGtataaattattataaggctCCTCGACCATCACATCAGGGTGGCTATAGATCTTCTGCGTGTTGAACCTTTTGTTAGTAGAGATCGGATCTCCTGCCGGTGCATAGGGACCACAAATCACcaaaatacatatatatttgtaccATTAAAGAAAATCTACCCTAGAAAAGGAAGGAAACCCTTAAATTTATCAGAATATTATTTCCTCTTCTAAATGGACCCTTGAACACCGCCTGAGGGCTAACTAAAAAGTGGGAAACAAAcataagtatccaaaggaaaagaGGGAGAAATCGAACATAATTCTCTATTATGATATAAGACCGCACCCACTATAAGATGACTTCATTGTCGTCCCATGGAGCTTGACCCGCACTAGATCCGTCATAGTTCCGCTTGGGTAGAGGTAAAATCACGAGTACAAACCCTAGCCTCGCTCCTCATGTCCATGCCCCACCCTCCAATCCTAAAACCACAGAAAGAGGAATCAATCATCGATGATCTACGACAACCGCATGAAAGGTCAAGGAGAATAATGATGGATCGAGGGGTATGTGTAGCTACGATTACCATATGTACTCGGCGATGATATTCTCGGTGAGGTTAATCGAGGTTGATGAGATCTCAACCAACCGAAATAAAGAAAACAAACGGAGATAGAGAGTGGTACCAGAGGGAGGGAGTCTATTTAAAGCAAATGGGAtcaaaataaatgaaaataaaaaatattaataaagaggaaaaaaaagatatttacatCCACATCgacaaatataattaataatacaaAATAATATTTCCAGGGATTTAATTCGGTGTCGTGGAGCGGTCTCGTCGTACGTGGCTTTGCGTGGGCGTGACACGTTTCAATTTGGCTCGTCGTAGATGAATGGAGCGACTCGTCCATCGATTTGGCGCGACTTATGGGTGTCGAAGACGTTTCATGGGATTCTTGAACCTATCGGAATCTTTGCCACGGCATAAAAATCCTTAACGCCATATGTGGATAGATGATACTTGATACACAGGGGTGGACGGGATACACCGTTTCATAGGGATAACTGCACTGTTAATGCTCCACCAGTAATTCCCTGAAACGATGGTTATTTTGGACACCATGAGCTCATCCACTCAAGAAGGCGTCTACCTTGTCGTTGTCGGCACGGGACAGGAACTTCATGCATATGGGTGGCTGCACCTTCGCTAAGGACAGCAGAGACGCCGGCAGCGACCATATCCCGTCGCCGCATATCAACCCCGATGCCACGGCCGGCGCGAACACTGTGGCGTGCCGCTTGTCCGCCCTCTCCCACAAGTAGAGTATCAAGCTCCCCACGCACATGTCGATGGTGAAGTAGGACCCCAGGTAGAACGGTATGGCCATGCCCATGGCGCTCGGGATGTAGTTGTAGATCTTCCAGTTCTTGTATTTGGCCACCTCCTTCAGCCCGTTGATGGCGAATGACACGAAGAAGAAGACGGCGCAGAAGTTCAAGCAGTACTTGGGGAGCGCCGAGAGGCCCTCCACGCCAAGGATCGCGATCCCTCGATAGACCTTGGCGTACGGCGCCGGGTACCCAGACGTTTCGCTCCCCAGGTCGAAGGCTGAGTAGAAGATCCAGAAAACACTGGGGGCGATCACGCATCCCATGGCCGTCCCGATTACTTGGCTCACGAACATGGACCTAGGCGACGAGAGGGTAAGATAGCCGGTCTTCAGATCCTGCATCAGATCCGATGCGGTCGACACGATGCTCATCATGACGCCGCACGAAGCTAAGCCAGCGAGCACGCCGCCGTTGTTCATCCCAATCCACGCGCCGAAAATGAAGATGGCGAGCTTGCCGTAGCTGGAGGCGAGAGACCAGTCGGTGAGCCCGCAACCGTAGGAATTGCAGAAGGCAAGGACCGGCGCGATTATGTAGGCGACAATGATGTGATAGAACTTGAGCTGGGGGAAGATGAAGGGAACCGCGATGACTGAGATGACGGCAAAGAGGACGTAGCCCGCGATGGCAACCGTGGTAGGGATCTGATCCTTGAGGAAGACATTGCTGCGGCGGCGGTCGTCGAAGCTAAGGCAGGGCCCAACAAGGGCAGCAGCGTCGGCGAAGGGTGTGGCGGCGTCCTTCCGCTGGCGCTTGTTGTACATGTCGTAGGAGCTGCGGAAGAACACGACTAGAAAGTGGAACAGCCCGTCACCCAGTATCATAGCAATGGATATGAACACCTGTTACAGACGTATAGTATGATCCATCACGACAGATTGTGAATCTTAAGCAAAAGCGAAGGAGAACATTGATGCAAACCTTGTAACCATTGATTCCATGAAGACTGCTTTCAGGGAGCGATGCATCATACCACACTCCCTGCTTGCTTCTTATATAAGGCCACAGAATGCCCCAAGAGATGATAGACCCGAGGAACAGCGATATGTTGATTATGTAAGGGCAGATCATCCCAACGCCCACATAAGTGGCAGAGAAGTCGAAGTAAAACCTGCAAGCCAATTTTGAGCTCCCAATCATCCATGCATAGCTCGTGAGGTATAGAAAAGCAATGAAACCAAAAGTGAGAAAGACTTGTATATTGAACAGAAAAATCATTATACTACCTGTTCTCATAAGCTTGGAGCCCAAATGTGGGGAAAGATACGAACCCACAACCATCACTAGCAGTGTAAAACCATTGGAACATGGCCCAAATGAAGCTAGCTCCGAAGGTTTTGAACAAAAGAGACACTTGCTTTCTGAAGTCAACGATTGATCAGGAACATAGTTCTTCAGCAAGTCATATTACGTTTGGTGCGATAAGAACTAGTAATATATATGCTATATGTATATTTTACCTGGCAAGCAAGGCTCCCTGAGGGGTGTGAAAGCTGTTGATCAAGTGAGCCGTAGCCGTGCCGCTTGGATATGTTAGCTTATATGCGATGATCATGATCTGAGAGACAAAAGATGTAACATTTGAGCTCATTAATAACTTGGATAGAGCATATTACAAAGTGAACGAATGGCAAGCAGCTCACCCTCCGCAGTGGTACAACCGAGAACAAGCCGACAAAGCTGACCGCCAGAAGGAAACAAATCAGCCAACCTAGAGATGGTTCTTTCATGTTAACACCGGTGTCTGCCTCACCAAATTGATCTGCAACTTTCTTGCTCATGCCAAGTATATAGCTTCCGAAGCCACCTGATGCCAGCGTACATAAATGCTTCTTTATGCGCTCGCTCACACATGTACCAAACTCGTATGCATGTTCGAGAGGGTAAGGAAGAAATGAACGAACGAGCAAACCGGATTGCTGTCACCCACCACTGAAGGCGATGCCGGAGCAAGCGACGACGCATGTCTGGATAACGGTGTTCTCCTGGCGGGTGAAGGGCTGGTTGAGGAGACCGGTCTTCTCCAGGAGCGTGGTCCAGGTCTTGACCATGAAGAAGCCGAGCAGGCCCGCGGAGACGTTGAGGGAGGGGATGATACCCGCGGTGAGGTTGAGCTTCATGACGATGAAGCTGAGGAAGAAGCCGAGGATGGCGCTGACGGCCAGCGAGCGTAAGGTGAGCTGCTGGGTCCATGGAGGCACCTCCTGGCAGTCAAACATCCGCTCCACCGACTGCTCGTCGTCCCCATGCTCCCTCTCCCCTTCTCCGGCTGCGGTCATATTCTCCCTCGCCGAGAGGGTGGGGAAGCGAGAGAAGGGGCAAGACCGGGCCTTCGCCTTACGGAAATGAAACGAAAGAAACAGGGGAAGAAAGATCGATGAAAGGGAGAGGAGGAGAACGATTATTATATGAAGGGCAGGGGGAGAGGCCATGATTAACCATGGCGTGAGATGGCCAACGGTTGTTGCTTATTATGTATGGCGGAGGATGGAGGAACGCTGTACCACCCACCAATTATAGCTTGGGGTATTGCCTTCCAACATGCATATGCTAATCTCATCGTCCATTGAACTCATGTCAGACCCAATGGCTTGTGGGTCTCTTCATCTGTTCTTTCGAACAGAAATTAATTGCAAGGAAATTGAGCTGGTCAAATCAAGTGACAGGTGAGATTAAAAGGCACATCAATAATTCATGTCTTCAATATTGTTTTGTGTCCTCTTCATCGATGACTCACGATACTCAAAGAAACAACTGTTGGAACATATAATCCAGTCGATTCGATCATGGCATGCAGTCGATTCACCTGAACTCACACTGTAACTCAAAACACAACGGAAAAGGATGAAGAGAAGATGGGAATGGCAGTGAAAACGCAGAAACCCTTCATCGAACCTTACGAAGACAATAACTGGGAAAGATGTGTCATGTTTTCCAAGGACTTTCTTGAACTGTCAACAGAGTCCACCTTCCTCCTCAGACACACAGGATTACAGATAGTTCACAGTTCAAGAAAGCCTGTGGAGAACATGCCGGCGATCTTTGATTATCATCTGCCCTCGCACTACTCTGCACATACGAGTGTCAACTCCAAGAACGCAGTCACGAGAGGCagtggaagagggaggaggaagaagataggGAAGGGGGAAGAGGTGTGTGTGGGTGAGAGGCGAAGCAGGCCCACGTCCGGTTTATATAGGTGGCAAGAAGATAATAACCGGAGAACCGGGTCGGCTCAGTCACTGAACGGGAAACCCCACGTGCGGGGCCGCTGATTCGGTACGAGCGCGTCTCGATTCGTCGTGCGACGCGTGTCCTTTCGTGGTCGTACGTGTCGGTTCCCGAGGTGGTGGGTCGTTAGTGGGCGGGGAGTGGCGCGGGCGTGCCGGCTCGCCCAGCTGTCTCTTGATCATCGCAGCCGTTGCTACTGTAACGGACGGTGGTGATGGGCGGACGCATGTGGTGTCCGGTCCATTCGCCGGGTTGGGCGCCGACCGGTTTCCGTGAGCCAAGCGGTTTTGTGTCCCTTTTTTAAATGCGTGTGATTGGGGTTGGCTAAACCTAAAAATTTTAGGTGGCATGATGACCCAAACACCACCAACTTATGGGTTGATGTCACTTAAATCCTCTATTGTAGCGTgtgtttttttataaaaaaaatgagattgttcccttttttttttataatgataaaaccGAGATCGATGAGGACGATGATGAGGATGCACGAGCAAGAACGATGAGAAAGATATATAtactgataggggtaaaaacaaacAGGACATGACGCACCAGATTTGATGTAGCACCACCCAACGTCAGTCACCCCTGAACGGCACACTGCACCAAGAGACGAGCATTAACACCCACGTAACGTGCACCCTCACTGACCGTACCCGAACGACCTCATCATGCTGACCCCGCATGACCGGACAGggcaggggaaggcgtcgaccAAGGCTTGCCATACCCTGCGGCgactcggccttccacgcaatgCCCACAATGACAGTGGACGCGATCAGGTGCACGGCCCTGCCCCGGCAGGATGGCGCGTCATGCAACATCGagctcacctataaatacccttgggcTCCAAGCGGGCAAGGTAAGCAGACAAACACACGATTCCACCTAAGACTCCCCCCttcatcactaacttgatcgtcggaggggttgggccgaATCACCGACCCGAccagtgtgcaggtactcgactgAAGCTGACCCGACCCGGCGACGCGAAGCCTTTCAGCCCGATTTCCCCGCGACCAGACGCCCGGAGATCCCGAGAGGAGCCTCACCTGATCCTAGCCGTTCGGACCCCCGAACCAGCCGTGTCGACCCCGAGGttgcggctaaaaaagttacttgccttaacagattggcgctagaaggagggcctccgAATGGCAAGCGATCAGCGAATCCACTTTGGTGAGCCCCCAGCCGTTGGGTTCCCCACCCAGGGGGAACACCCCCCGCGCGATGAAACCCGTGACGAACGCCCTGCAGCGGCGTCAGAACGTTACTGGCAattgttcaatgacccaggcttgtCACCTCCCGACGGCGCACCCGCTGGCTCGTCGCCGGTGTctcccgaggcctttcacgacctcgcttaTCAAGTCCGAGCCCTGACGAGCAtggtgcagaccatcatcccAATTGTCTCGCAGCGAACCACTCCGCACGTGGCTCACCCTCCACAGCAACAGGAAACCCTCGTCCGCACTCACACGCCCCTCTCCGGGCTCCCTGGCTCGCCTCAGAATCCGATAACTCGGCCCGGGAGCTGGGAGGCAGAAGACACGGCGAGCCGCCCCGGGCGCGAGGCTCCGTCTGCCGACTCTACAAATGCCCTACGAGCCCAGCTGCGCCTCGTCGGTCAAAGACTcgacgaggtacaacaggaagtccgTAAGTCGAAAGGAGAGCTCGGGATGGACGGGCAGCAAGGatccccgttcacccccgagatccAAGACCAGGCGATCCCATCACATTTTCGCCTCCCCTCGCTGGACGCGTATGACGGCAccgctgacccagcggaccacgtggccACTTTTCgtgcccagatggcgctatacgggacttccgacgctttgatgtgcagggcgttcccgacaaccCTGCGGGGGCCGGCCCGCGCGTGGTATAGCAGTCTAAAGGccgggaccatcgcctccttcaACCAACTCGCCAAAGACTTCGAGCTTAGCTTCCTGGCTTACGCTCGACCAAAACCGTCCGTAGCATTACTCCTCGGACTCAATCAGGGGgaagacgagcccctctcccattttgtgaaccgctttaTGACGCAAATCCACGGACTATCGAATGCTCACCCTTCTCTACTGATGCAGGCGTTCATGACAGGCCTGCGGCCCTCCCggttcttctggtctctcgtggagcgaccccctgcCACGGTCCCCGAAATGATTCAGCGTGCTGGCCAGTTTATCGCCGCGGAGACATGGATGGCTGGAAAGCGGGAAGAGCATAAAAAAGTCAAGGCGGAGCCGCCTCGACAACAGCAGCTCGCCGCCTCCCGACGCAAGTTGGATAGGTCCGACCCAAGACCTCCTTCCCCCACCTTGAACTCTTCACGGATGGAAATATTTCTCCACGAGAAGGGGAAGGGACTACTCAAGGAGCcccacccgatgaggagcccgcgaGAACTCGCGGACCACTCAAAATACTGCCGGTTCCACCGACAGCATGGGCACGACACCGAGCAGTGTCGTGAGCTAAaaaggcagatcgaggagctcatccgccgagggcaTCTCGGCCACTACCTTCTGCCGAACAAGGAGCCATCACCTCACCCCGGGGGCCCCATTGAGAGACACATCGACGTAATCGCTGGCGGCCCCGCATCGGGAGGGGGCTCCATGTCAGGGAAAAAGGCGTACGCCCGAGTCGCTCCTGATGTGACCCCTGGGCACGGACCCGAGCCCGAAatcaccttcccgaccggggtCTCCAGGCAGCCCGAGCACGATGACGCCCTCGTGATATCAGCAAGGGTGGCCAACGCGCAGGTaaggaggatcatggtcgacactgggagttcggccgacatactctactttgacgccttccagaagctcggctTAGCTAGGGAAAGCATGCGCCCAATGGGTTCAGCGCTCACCGGGTTCACGGGAGATTCGATATCACCTCTGGGGGCTATCACTTTGCCCTTAACCCTAGGGATCCTGCCAAGGTCAAAAACGGTAATGACCACCTttttggtggtcgaccttcctaCGGCCTACAATGCCATACTAGACGGCCGACCCTCAAtaaggtcagagccgtcgtctcgacctactaccaaaccatcaagttcccgactcACGCGGGGGTCGGAGAAGTCACTGGAggcccccgagagtccaggcggtgctacctgacCGTTGTTTCACTACACAAGAGGACTAGGGTCGAGCCACCATTGGAGGACCCGCGGGAAACAAAAAGGCCGGCCCCTCATCCCGAGCCAAAGGGGCCCACCGTAGATGTGCCGTTACAAGAAGCCCGACCCGACCGAACGGTCAAAGTGGGTTCGGGGCTACCCGAACAGGAACGAGagcagctcgtcggcctcctGCGGGAAAACGCTgacatcttcgcctggtccccatctgatatgacgggcgtcgacccagGGGTGGCACAGCACCATctcaacatcccacctgacgctcgcccGGTAAAACAAAGACCCAGACGGCAGGCCCCTGATCGGCAGCAGGCCATACGGGAGGAGGTGACCCGCCTCTTAGCAGCAGGCTTCATAGAGGAAGCCAGGTATCctcaatggctgtccaatgtagtccttgtgaaaaaacacaatggaagctggaggatgtgcgttgactacaccagtctcaacaatgcgtgcccgaaagattgctaccccctcccaaggatcgaccagttggtcgacgcaACGGCCAGACACGCGcgcctctctttcatggacgcctattcgGGATACAACCAAATCAGGATGACGCCCGAAGACATGGAACACACCGCCTTCCTCACCGACCAAGGGGTGTACTTCTAtaaggtcatgccgttcgggttgaagaatgccggggccacataccagaggacggtgaacaagatgttcgcccgtcAGATCGGAAGGAATATGGAAGtatacgtggacgacatgatcgtgaaaagccaagAGGCCGAAGCCCACATTGCCGACCTAACCGAGGCGTTCGACACgctacgcaagttcggcatgcggctcaaccccacgaAATGCACCTTCGGTGTCACCTCCGGaaaattcctcgggttcatcatacaTGAAAGAGGAATTGACACCAACCCGGAGAAAGTCCAAGCGATCATCAACATGCAGTCACCTCGGACGATCAAAGACGCGACTGAACGGAAGGATTGTTGCCATGTCCCGTTTCCTTGCCCGGTTGGGCGAtcactgcctccccttcttcagggcgctcAAGGACCCGAAAAGCTTCCGGTGGACGACGAAGTGCGAAAAAGCCTTCAAACAGGTAAAGCAGCGCCTGGCAAACCTCCCCCGGCTCGCCTCTGTTTCTCCCGACGAAAAGCTGGGCCTCTATCTAGCGGCCTCCCCCCATGCAGTCAGTTCCGTCCTGATTAAAGAAAGCTCGGCGAACAACTTCCGATCTGCTACGTCAGCCACACCCTGAGCGGACCCGAGGGGCGCTACCCGCCGATAGAGAAACACCCTGTCGGCTCGGAAGTtgtgcccctacttccaggctcacccggtggaagtcatcaccgaccaacctcttcggcaggttttgtctaaattcgatgttgcaggtcggctCCTCAAGTGGGCAGTAGAGCTAGGTGAGCATGATAtaagatacgtgcccaggaccgccatcaaagcccaggcggtggccgacttcatcgcggagctAACTCAGGCGACAAACGAAGATCTAGAGCAGCCTCCCGAAGCTTGGATCCTACACGTGGACAGCTCGTCCAGCTCAAAGGGCGCCGGCGTGGGACTGGTTCTGCTCGCCCCCGATGGCCGCTCGTTCGaacgctccctccgcttcgggttcaaggccactaacaacgaagcggaatacgaggcgctcctagcatgactcaggctggccctcgagatgcaggtggccgctgtacacgtcctcactgactcacagcttgtggccgagcagctcaGCGGCGCATATGAAGCTCGGGAcccaaccatggcgaaatacctggcgCAGGTAAGGGACCTGACTACTAAGTTCCCTTATTTCACATTATCCAATGTCCCGAGGGAGGAGAATGAGCGGGCCGACGCAtagctaagctggcgtcgaaACCGACCCGCAAAACATGCCCAAAGATCGAGGAGCTTCCTGCCCGCGCCATCGAAGTAGCAACTGCAGCCCCCGGCAATGCCCCAATCACGTGGGTACAGGAGCTGCTGCGCTTCAAGCGGGACGGGACCCTCCCCCACGATGAAGTGGCGGCTCGGCGACTGCGCCGTACACACGCGTGGTACGCCGAAGAAGGTGGCCGGCTCTATAGGCGgtccttcacctaccccctcTTACGATGCCTAGAGCCAGATGAGGCCCAGACAGTCCTGGCCGAAGTCCACGAGGGGGTCTGCGGAGAGCACAGCGGTGggcgaaccttggcgcacaaATTGCTTCGccaggggtactactggccgaaCATGTGCCGGGACGCAAAAGCTTACGCGCAGCGCTGCGGCGCGTATCAAGaacacgcccgcgcaccccgacAACCCGCGGTCCCTGTCAGCCCCGTCGCGtgcgcatggccattcgcgcagtgggggtTAGACCTTCTCGGCCCTTTCCCGCCGGCCTCGGGGCAACGGAaatacatcatcgtgggagtAGATTACTTCACAAAATGGGTCGAGGCTGAGCCGTTGGCAACAATCACGGAACACCAAACTGAGAAGTTTGTATGGAGAAACCTAGTGACTCGGTTCGGGCTGCCCAAGGCCATTATTATGGATAACGGACCGCAGTTCGCTGGTAGGAGGTTCAGGGATTTCTGCGCAAGTCATGGCATCcaactaaggttcagctcggtggcacaCCCTCAGACAAACGGACTGGCAGAGGTGACCAATCGATCCATCTTGGACGGGCTCAAAAGAAGGGTGTCCGCGGCCCGATCGACCTGGACCGACGAGCTCCCTAGCGTCCTATGGTCACTATGCACCACTCCCAAGACCGCAACTGGAGAATCCCCGTACAGCCTGACGTTCGGAACCGAGGCTGTCCTTCCTCTCGAGATGACTATCTCCACCCTCCGGACGAGGAGCTTCGACGAGAAAGTTTCAAACGAGGGACTCCGCGCCagcctcgacatgctcgaggaACGACGCGCGGACGCGCACCTGAAAGCCCTCTCTTaccagagagccgtcgcaagGATCTACAACAGGAAGGTACGACCTCGACCGATAAAGCTAGGCGACCTCGTCCTCCGAAGGACCGAGGTCAGCAACCCGACCCGAGTCAGGGGGAAGCTAGcccccaaatgggaaggaccttatcgggtcgtggAGGTAGTCCAACCGGGTACTTACCGACTCACATCGATGGACGGTTCTTCTGTGCCGAGAACCTGGAACGTCgggaaccttaagaagtttttcgtcTGAAGCGAAGAAACCTTTTCGTTTAAAGAAGAAGAGCTTTTTCGTTTAAAAGTTTTTCCCAAAGACGGAAGCTTTCGCCTAGGAAAAGAGGAGGGAGATGATAAAATGGAAGGAGAAAagtctttcttttcattgaagaaAGCAAGCCAAAATACAGGACCCGACTTACAAAAAACCGACCGACTAGCAAAATAAAATACAGGACTCCTTTCTTCATTGCACAGGCTCCTCCAGGCGATCGTCGAAGGGGATctcctcgggcatgtccacccCCTGGTCCTCGGGGTGAGGAGCAAAGGGGTTCTCCTCTACCTCAAGACCAGGGTGGCGAGCGTGGAAGTTGGACGTGGCGATACGGTAACCGTACTCAAAGGacacccgccccgtccgcgtAAGCCCGAGCTCGAACCCCTCCGACTTCTTGTAGGCCTCGAGGAGCTCATTGTCCTTCACGGGTCGAAGCCGGGCCTCCTTCGCCAGCGCCTCCGAGGCTGACTTCGCCTCCTCCAACTTCTTGCTGAGGGCGCTCGCCTCCGTCTTCACCAAGCGGAGCTCAGTCCGCTCCACCCTTATTGTCTTTTGGAGCCCCTCGTTCGCCTTCTTGGAGGCCTCGAGCTCCGATTGGAGGTGTGCCGCCTCCGCTTCCAGATCCGCCACCCGCTGCTCGGCAGCCGCCACGGCCTCCGGACTAGCTCCGGATCGAACCTCCTCGACCTGGCGGACGAGCTCGGCGTTGCAGCTGGCGAGGCCCCCAATGACCCGGCCGGCGTCGTGCACCCTatccatcagggccgtcgcataGTGGAGCCCCTGCACGAGGAAGATCGGGTCAAGAAAGCCGGCGTCGGACAGACAAACCCAAAAAATGGAAACGTACCCAGACCAAAGACTGGGCGGACTTATGGAGCAGCACATCCGAAGAAAGAATGTACAgatcccgagccatgtcgggatgaagcgcGCCTCGGAGAAACGCTGCGGAGGGATCTCCTCCGGCCCACACCCTGTCTCCTCGGGACAGGCCTTCTCAACGCGCCACCAAGGGTTCGCCGGCCTCTGCGAGCGGGATCTCGCTCGCCAGCCGCGTCAGGAACGGCTCCCCATCTCCGGCTGGGAGTCAGCACAAGTCGCGCACGGAGACGGGGCGCGGACCTTTCCCAGATGGCCGTCGGCTAGGTCCGGCCCCGCCGCGGCGGGGGCCTGCCTCAGGCCCCCTCGACGGGGTTGTCTTCGCCTTCTTCGAAGGGCGCTCAGCCTCGACCTCCAGCGGGGCGGCCTCTGTGCCGGGCTGCGGGTCGGCTGGCTGAGTCGGGAGAGAAGGTGCCAGGTCGCCCGGCAGAGAGGGAAGAGGGGGTTGCG of Musa acuminata AAA Group cultivar baxijiao chromosome BXJ2-3, Cavendish_Baxijiao_AAA, whole genome shotgun sequence contains these proteins:
- the LOC135606483 gene encoding probable metal-nicotianamine transporter YSL8, whose protein sequence is MASPPALHIIIVLLLSLSSIFLPLFLSFHFRKAKARSCPFSRFPTLSARENMTAAGEGEREHGDDEQSVERMFDCQEVPPWTQQLTLRSLAVSAILGFFLSFIVMKLNLTAGIIPSLNVSAGLLGFFMVKTWTTLLEKTGLLNQPFTRQENTVIQTCVVACSGIAFSGGFGSYILGMSKKVADQFGEADTGVNMKEPSLGWLICFLLAVSFVGLFSVVPLRRIMIIAYKLTYPSGTATAHLINSFHTPQGALLARKQVSLLFKTFGASFIWAMFQWFYTASDGCGFVSFPTFGLQAYENRFYFDFSATYVGVGMICPYIINISLFLGSIISWGILWPYIRSKQGVWYDASLPESSLHGINGYKVFISIAMILGDGLFHFLVVFFRSSYDMYNKRQRKDAATPFADAAALVGPCLSFDDRRRSNVFLKDQIPTTVAIAGYVLFAVISVIAVPFIFPQLKFYHIIVAYIIAPVLAFCNSYGCGLTDWSLASSYGKLAIFIFGAWIGMNNGGVLAGLASCGVMMSIVSTASDLMQDLKTGYLTLSSPRSMFVSQVIGTAMGCVIAPSVFWIFYSAFDLGSETSGYPAPYAKVYRGIAILGVEGLSALPKYCLNFCAVFFFVSFAINGLKEVAKYKNWKIYNYIPSAMGMAIPFYLGSYFTIDMCVGSLILYLWERADKRHATVFAPAVASGLICGDGIWSLPASLLSLAKVQPPICMKFLSRADNDKVDAFLSG